One region of Salvia miltiorrhiza cultivar Shanhuang (shh) chromosome 3, IMPLAD_Smil_shh, whole genome shotgun sequence genomic DNA includes:
- the LOC131014563 gene encoding probable UDP-N-acetylglucosamine--peptide N-acetylglucosaminyltransferase SPINDLY yields MELTKKDADGEKVRDSQDGSVFLNEGQPSSGSGLPLGITLAKKSFEGKDALSYANILRSRNKFVDAFSVYESLLEKDCENVEAHIGKGICLQMQNLGRLAYESFSEAVRLDPQNACALTHCGILYKDEGRLVEAAEMYQKALKADPSYKLAAECLAIVLTDLGTSLKLAGNTQEGIQKYYDAIKIDPHYAPAYYNLGVVYSEMMQYDTALNCYEKAAIERPMYAEAYCNMGVIYKNRGDLESAIACYERCLTVSPNFEIAKNNMAIALTDLGTKVKLEGDINQGVSYYKKALYYNWHYADAMYNLGVAYGEMLKFDMAIVFYELAFHFNPHCAEACNNLGVIYKDRDNLDKAVECYQMALSIKPNFSQSLNNLGVVYTVQGKMDAAASMIEKAIVANPTYAEAYNNLGVLYRDAGNISLAVEAYEQCLKIDPDSRNAGQNRLLAMNYIHDGTDDKLYEAHRDWGRRFMRLFPQYTSWENHNDPERPLVIGYVSPDYFTHSVSYFIEAPLIYHDYTTYKVVVYSAVVKADAKTNRFRDRVIKHGGTWRDIYGIDEKKVASMVREDQIDILVELTGHTANNKLGMMACRPAPVQVTWIGYPNTTGLPTIDYRITDALADPPDTKQKHVEELVRLPDSFLCYTPSPEAGPVCPTPALSNGFVTFGSFNNLAKITPKVLQVWARILCGVPNSRLIVKCKPFCCESVRQQFLSALEKLGLESLRVDLLPLILLNHDHMQAYSLMDISLDTFPYAGTTTTCESLYMGVPCVAMRGSVHAHNVGVSLLQTVGLNNLVAKNEDEYVELAVQLASDITALSNLRMRLRDLMVKSPLCDGSKFTRGLESAYRNMWYRYCKGDVPSLRRMELQSQQPHQLHSQQVGPEELAVKFSEPDKLDTSRDALQATVKANGFKVGQCSSINTSHGEENGLLSNQNCSSGKFG; encoded by the exons ATGGAGTTAACAAAGAAGGATGCAGATGGTGAAAAAGTAAGAGATTCACAAGATGGTTCTGTGTTCCTAAACGAAGGGCAGCCTTCTTCGGGCAGCGGCCTACCTCTGGGCATTACCCTGGCAAAGAAGAGTTTTGAAGGAAAAGATGCTTTATCATATGCTAACATTCTCCGTTCTAGGAACAAGTTCGTGGATGCATTTTCTGTTTACGAGAGTCTGCTGGAAAAGGATTGTGAAAATGTTGAAGCTCATATTGGTAAAGGGATTTGCCTGCAAATGCAGAACTTGGGGAGGCTAGCATATGAGAGTTTCTCTGAAGCTGTGAGGCTGGATCCTCAAAATGCCTGTGCTCTTACACATTGCGGTATCTTGTATAAAGATGAGGGTCGACTGGTGGAGGCAGCTGAG ATGTATCAGAAAGCTCTAAAGGCTGACCCTTCATACAAGCTTGCAGCAGAATGCTTGGCCATTGTTTTAACAGACCTTGGAACCAGCTTAAAGCTTGCTGGTAATACTCAGGAGGGAATTCAGAAGTATTACGATGCTATCAAAATTGACCCACACTATGCT CCTGCTTATTATAACCTCGGAGTCGTCTATTCGGAAATGATGCAATATGACACAGCCCTTAATTGCTACGAGAAAGCTGCAATAGAGAGACCCATGTACGCTGAAGCATATTGCAACATGGGTGTTATCTACAAAAATCGTGGGGATCTGGAGTCAGCAATTGCCTGTTATGAAAG GTGTCTGACTGTCTCTCCAAACTTTGAGATAGCAAAAAATAACATGGCCATTGCATTAACTGATTTAGGCACAAAG GTAAAGTTGGAGGGTGACATCAACCAGGGTGTCTCGTATTATAAGAAAGCTCTGTACTATAATTGGCACTATGCAGATGCCATGTATAACCTCGGTGTTGCTTATGGAGAAATGTTGAAGTTTGATAtg GCTATTGTATTTTATGAACTGGCCTTCCACTTCAATCCTCATTGTGCAGAGGCTTGCAACAATTTAGGTGTTATTTATAAGGACCGAGACAACCTTGATAAAGCAGTAGAGTGTTACCAG ATGGCATTGTCAATCAAACCAAATTTTTCCCAATCATTGAACAATCTTGGAGTTGTATATACTGTCCAG GGTAAAATGGATGCTGCAGCAAGTATGATTGAGAAAGCTATTGTTGCAAATCCAACTTATGCAGAAGCATACAATAATCTAG GGGTACTTTATAGAGATGCTGGCAACATATCTCTTGCAGTTGAAGCTTATGAGCAGTGCCTCAAAATAGATCCAGACTCTCGCAATGCAGGCCAG AATCGGTTGCTTGCAATGAACTATATACATGATGGGACAGATGATAAATTATATGAGGCTCACAG GGACTGGGGCAGGCGCTTCATGAGGTTATTCCCACAATATACTTCCTGGGAGAACCATAATGACCCAGAAAGGCCACTTGTCATTGGATATGTGTCTCCAGATTATTTTACTCATTCAGTCTCGTACTTCATTGAAGCGCCACTTATCTATCATGATTATACAACCTATAAGGTTGTTGTTTATTCAGCAGTTGTGAAG GCAGATGCAAAAACAAACAGATTTAGAGATAGAGTTATAAAACATGGTGGAACATGGAGGGATATTTATGGGATTGATGAGAAAAAAGTTGCAAGTATGGTTAGAGAAGATCAAATTGATATCCTTGTTGAGCTTACTGGTCATACTGCAAATAACAAGTTAGGAATGATGGCTTGCAGGCCTGCACCTGTTCAG GTGACATGGATTGGCTACCCTAATACTACTGGTTTACCTACCATTGATTACAGGATAACTGATGCGCTGGCTGATCCACCTGATACAAAACAAAa GCATGTTGAAGAGTTAGTCCGATTACCTGACTCATTTCTGTGCTACACTCCTTCTCCAGAAGCAGGTCCAGTGTGTCCAACACCTGCACTATCTAATGGCTTTGTTACTTTTGGTAGCTTTAACAATCTGGCAAAG ataaCACCTAAAGTGCTACAAGTCTGGGCAAGAATTCTATGTGGTGTTCCAAATTCTCGGCTCATTGTGAAGTGCAAGCCTTTTTGCTGTGAAAGTGTAAGACAACAGTTTCTTTCAGCATTGGAGAAGTTGGGATTGGAATCACTGCGTGTTGATCTTCTACCTCTAATTCTTCTCAACCATGATCATATGCAAGCATATTCTTTAATGGACATAAG CTTGGATACATTTCCATATGCTGGGACAACTACCACATGCGAGTCTCTATACATGGGAGTCCCATGTGTTGCTATGAGAGGCTCAGTGCATGCTCATAATGTTGGCGTCAGTCTTCTGCAAACTGTTG GTTTGAACAACCTGGTTGCCAAGAATGAAGATGAATATGTTGAACTGGCTGTGCAGTTGGCCTCCGATATTACTGCCCTCTCGAATTTGAGAATGAGGCTGCGAGATCTCATGGTTAAATCTCCCCTTTGTGATGGATCTAAATTTACTCGGGGGCTTGAGTCGGCATACAGAAATATGTGGTATCGATACTGCAAAGGTGATGTGCCGTCCTTGAGGCGAATGGAACTGCAATCTCAACAGCCACATCAGCTCCATTCGCAACAGGTTGGCCCAGAAGAGCTGGCTGTAAAATTTTCTGAACCTGACAAGTTGGACACGTCTAGAGATGCCCTCCAAGCAACCGTCAAGGCAAATGGTTTTAAAGTGGGGCAGTGTTCCTCGATCAATACTTCACATGGAGAGGAAAATGGGTTGCTTTCAAATCAGAATTGTAGTTCGGGGAAATTTGGTTGA
- the LOC131014564 gene encoding F-box protein PP2-A13-like, which yields MFMGAGFSGIEGGGGGGRGLGELPESCVACVLSRMEASEICRVARVNTTFHRASLSDSVWESKLPENHEILLKKVFGSAAAAALTKKDIYKRFATPFLFASHTKEVWLDKRRGGISVAISWKAMKITGIDDRRYWTHVSTNESRFGCVAYLHQTWWLEIAGSLELEFPVGAYSLFFRLRIGRPSYGGRIAEKIHGWDVKPVTFQLESSNSGHAKSERFFNQQPRSEWVYHHVGDFVVQDSNTPTSLNFSMTQIDCTHTKGGLCVDSVFVFPTTGRPQPHHQKDFI from the exons ATGTTTATGGGGGCTGGTTTTTCTGGCatcgaaggcggcggcggcggcggcaggggTCTGGGAGAGCTACCGGAGAGCTGTGTTGCGTGTGTTCTGTCACGTATGGAGGCATCGGAAATCTGTAGGGTGGCACGTGTGAACACAACTTTTCACCGAGCTTCTTTATCTGATAGTGTTTGGGAATCCAAATTGCCTGAAAATCACGAGATTCTTCTAAAGAAGGTGTTTGggtccgccgccgccgccgctctcaCCAAGAAGGACATCTATAAGAGGTTCGCCACTCCCTTCCTCTTTGCCTCCCACACTAAG gAAGTTTGGTTGGACAAAAGGAGAGGAGGAATTAGTGTGGCTATTTCATGGAAAGCCATGAAAATTACAGGCATAGATGATCGCAGATACTGGACCCACGTCTCTACCAATGAATCaag GTTCGGCTGCGTTGCTTATCTCCATCAAACATGGTGGCTAGAAATAGCAGGCAGCCTCGAGTTGGAATTCCCCGTCGGCGCCTACAGTCTCTTCTTCCGCCTGCGCATCGGCCGCCCCTCCTACGGCGGACGAATCGCGGAAAAGATTCACGGCTGGGATGTGAAGCCAGTCACTTTTCAGTTAGAATCATCAAATTCCGGCCACGCCAAATCGGAGCGTTTCTTCAACCAACAACCCAGATCGGAATGGGTGTACCATCACGTCGGAGATTTCGTGGTCCAAGATTCCAACACTCCCACGTCGCTCAACTTCTCTATGACTCAGATTGACTGTACACACACTAAAGGTGGACTGTGTGTCGATTCCGTGTTTGTATTTCCCACTACTGGACGACCTCAACCTCATCATCAAAAggattttatttga